Proteins from a genomic interval of Trifolium pratense cultivar HEN17-A07 linkage group LG6, ARS_RC_1.1, whole genome shotgun sequence:
- the LOC123892601 gene encoding transcription initiation factor TFIID subunit 4b-like isoform X2: MDPSIVKLLEDDEDETMHSGADVEAFEAALNRDIAGDASDSHLSHSDAGGSNNSFSQSLSTWPTSSHDNQIDSQNQEPKIAQQKDQPLSETEPNQQGPIMEQIQNSVASQDASNITLSHKQSQDNEVPKSEKDPIFNQHSHQHSQTNEVPKSEKDPIFNHEPIKTNNPNIESQYAKLQQMSNQQATVVSEQPSSQVNRSKQVPFGMLLPMLIPQLAKDRAMQLQTLFNKLKRDEIPKDHFVRLMKGIVGDQMLRMALAKVQQTKANTGSSGQQHPVRMPSVTSSGTKFNDPHALAQLHQRSMSAAPNHSHNTSPAIQVKSEPSYSTMDVSAKKPQEHDVRVVQPNQLQSSSSNAVSQETERSSVHIQGLNKQQQQHIHFPSTYGSSGGNYIPFSGTTTSSSSSLRPQIRPHDSHIRQISHQSIGLSQQSSFNDPKRMPGGSVSTVVNNTTSQQNLNSWQPSAEQNSGLFTSMSYVKKEPNDLSIEQQHRQHMSKLHGLPSVNSGQNEQGSGINQGTVKNEFSRGSVASTSMPHTTSASMPPNSASPSASQLAPTVSLSSQIPVSTSGISSKTPLKKTPIGQKKPLEALGSSPPPPSKKQKVSGSSLEQSIEQLNDVAAVSGVDLREEEEQLFSGPKEDSRVSEASRRVVQEEEENLILLKAPLQRKLIEIMTECGLKGMSNDVERCLSLCVEERMRGVISNIIRMSKQRVDIEKTRHRTVVTSDVRQQIMTMNKKAREEWEKKQAEADKLRKLNDVEGSSGVDSDKEKDDGRNNSTRGSR, encoded by the exons ATGGACCCATCTATAGTGAAGCTTCTTGAAGATGATGAG GATGAAACTATGCATTCAGGAGCAGATGTGGAAGCCTTCGAAGCTGCATTGAATAGAGACATAGCCGGAGATGCTTCTGATTCTCACCTTTCTCATTCAGATGCTGGAG GAAGCAATAATTCGTTCAGTCAATCATTATCAACTTGGCCGACTTCTAGCCATGACAACCAGATTGACAGTCAAAATCAGGAGCCTAAAATTGCACAGCAGAAAGACCAACCTTTATCTGAAACGGAGCCGAACCAACAAGGACCTATCATGGAACAGATACAGAACAGTGTTGCTTCACAGGATGCAAGTAATATTACTTTATCACACAAACAATCTCAAGATAATGAAGTTCCGAAATCTGAAAAAGATCCTATCTTCAACCAACATTCtcaccaacattctcaaacaaATGAAGTTCCGAAATCTGAAAAAGATCCTATCTTCAACCATGAGccaatcaaaacaaataatccCAACATTGAGTCTCAGTATGCAAAGCTGCAGCAGATGAGTAATCAACAGGCCACGGTGGTCAGTGAACAACCTAGTAGCCAAGTCAATCGTAGTAAACAGGTACCATTTGGCATGTTGCTCCCTATGTTGATTCCCCAACTTGCCAAAGACAGAGCCATGCAACTTCAAACTTTATTTAACAAATTGAAG AGAGATGAAATACCTAAAGATCATTTTGTACGGCTTATGAAAGGGATCGTTGGGGATCAAATGCTTAGAATGGCATTAGCAAAAGTGCAACAG ACAAAAGCCAACACAGGTTCTTCTGGACAGCAGCATCCTGTAAGAATGCCAAGTGTTACTTCCAGTGGAACAAAATTTAATGATCCCCATGCATTAGCACAACTGCATCAGAGAAGTATGAGTGCTGCTCCGAACCATTCTCATAATACTTCTCCGGCTATCCAAGTGAAGAGTGAACCTTCCTATTCAACTATGGACGTTAGTGCTAAAAAACCTCAGGAACATGATGTTCGAGTAGTGCAACCAAATCAATTACAATCATCCAGTTCTAATGCCGTTAGTCAAGAAACCGAAAGATCCTCAGTTCACATACAAGGCCTTAAtaagcagcaacaacaacatatCCATTTCCCATCGACATATGGAAGCAGTGGTGGTAACTATATCCCTTTTTCCGGAACAACCACCAGTTCATCATCATCTCTCAGACCACAAATTCGTCCTCATGATTCGCACATAAGGCAAATTTCACATCAGAGCATTGGTCTAAGTCAGCAGAGTTCTTTCAATGATCCTAAGAGAATGCCAGGTGGATCTGTGTCGACTGTGGTAAACAATACAACAtcacaacaaaatttaaattcttgGCAACCATCAGCAGAACAAAATTCGGGCTTGTTTACATCTATGTCATATGTAAAAAAGGAACCTAATGATCTTTCTATTGAGCAGCAACATAGGCAACATATGTCTAAATTGCATGGGTTGCCTTCTGTTAATTCTGGTCAAAATGAACAGGGTAGTGGTATCAATCAAGGCACTGTAAAGAATGAGTTTTCAAGAGGTTCTGTAGCATCCACTAGCATGCCGCATACAACATCTGCTAGCATGCCGCCAAATTCTGCTTCCCCTTCTGCATCTCAACTAGCTCCAACTGTCTCC TTAAGCTCTCAGATCCCAGTTAGCACTTCTGGTATTAGTTCAAAGACACCTCTAAAAAAAACTCCTATTGGTCAGAAGAAACCACTTGAAGCACTTGGTTCTTCACCCCCTCCTCCAAG TAAGAAACAAAAGGTGTCAGGGTCATCTCTGGAACAAAGCATTGAGCAGCTTAATGATGTTGCCGCTGTTAGTGGTGTTGATCTTAGG GAAGAGGAAGAACAGTTATTTTCTGGGCCCAAGGAAGACAGTCGAGTTTCAGAAGCCTCTCGAAGAGTTGTGCAAGAAGAGGAGGAAAATCTGATTTTGCTGAAAGCTCCATTGCAGAGAAAATTGATTGAGATTA TGACCGAGTGTGGCTTGAAAGGCATGAGTAATGACGTGGAAAGATGCTTGTCACTG TGCGTGGAGGAGAGAATGCGTGGAGTAATAAGTAACATAATTAGAATGTCAAAGCAG CGGGTTGATATTGAGAAAACAAGACATCGGACTGTTGTCACTTCAGATGTTCGACAGCAAATCATGACAATGAATAAGAAAGCAAGGGAAGAGTGGGAGAAAAAACAGGCTGAAGCAGACAAGCTCCGGAAACTAAATGAT
- the LOC123893158 gene encoding serine carboxypeptidase-like 45 yields MSSQLCCCSIAMCLAILLQLCSLGVSLSHPNKITHLPGQPHVEFHHFSGYVNVNDKNKKALFFYFVEAQQDAASKPLVLWLNGGPGCSSLGVGAFSENGPFRPKGDALVKNQFSWNTEANMLYLESPIGVGFSYSTETSSYEGVNDKITARDNLIFLQNWFVKFPEYRNRSLFIVGESYAGHYVPQLAELMLQFNKKKKLFNLKGIAIGNPVLEYATDFNSRAEFFWSHGLISDLTYKMFTSVCNYSRYVREYYNGAVSPICSSVMSQVSTETSRFVDKYDVTLDVCISSVFSQTKVLNPQQVTEKIDVCVEDETVKYLNRKDVQSALQARLVGGIKRWSPCSNVLDYDLRDLEIPTITVVGKLVKAGIPVLVYSGDQDSVIPLTGSRTLVRQLAKELRINTTVPYRVWFEGQQVGGWTQVYGNILSFATVRGASHEAPFSQPERSLVLFKSFLEGRPLPEEF; encoded by the exons ATGTCTTCTCAACTTTGTTGTTGTTCCATTGCAATGTGTCTTGCAATTCTACTTCAACTATGTTCCTTAGGAGTTTCACTTTCACACCCAAACAAGATCACACATTTACCAGGTCAACCACATGTTGAGTTTCATCATTTTTCAGGTTATGTAAATGTTaatgacaaaaacaaaaaagcacTTTTTTTCTACTTTGTTGAAGCTCAACAAGATGCAGCTTCAAAACCACTTGTTCTTTGGCTTAATGGAG GGCCTGGTTGTTCTTCTCTTGGTGTTGGTGCATTTTCAGAAAACGGTCCTTTTAGGCCTAAAGGAGATGCCTTGGTTAAGAACCAATTCAGCTGGAATACAG AAGCAAATATGTTGTATTTGGAATCACCAATTGGAGTAGGCTTTTCATATTCAACTGAAACTTCATCTTATGAAGGTGTAAATGACAAGATTACAG CCAGGGATAATCTAATCTTCTTGCAAAACTGGTTTGTAAAGTTTCCAGAATACAGAAACAGAAGTTTGTTCATTGTAGGAGAGAGTTATGCCG GTCATTATGTTCCTCAATTGGCTGAGCTTATGCTCCAATTCAACAAAAAGAAGAAGTTGTTCAATTTAAAAGGCATTGCT ATTGGTAATCCAGTTCTAGAATATGCAACAGATTTTAATTCAAGAGCTGAGTTCTTTTGGTCGCACGGATTGATCTCAGACTTAACATACAAAATGTTCACGTCTGTGTGTAACTATTCAAGATATGTAAGAGAATACTATAACGGCGCCGTTTCTCCGATTTGTTCAAGTGTAATGAGCCAAGTTAGTACAGAAACAAGTAGATTTGTTGACAAGTATGATGTGACACTTGATGTTTGTATATCTTCTGTTTTTTCACAAACCAAAGTCCTCAATCCTCAG CAAGTGACTGAAAAAATTGATGTTTGCGTCGAAGACGAAACAGTCAAATATCTTAACAGGAAAGATGTTCAATCGGCTTTACAGGCACGTCTAGTTGGCGGCATAAAAAGATGGTCTCCTTGCAGCAA TGTTTTGGATTATGACTTGCGGGACTTGGAGATACCGACAATCACGGTTGTAGGCAAGCTAGTCAAGGCAGGAATTCCGGTATTGGTCTACAG TGGTGATCAAGATTCAGTTATCCCATTGACTGGAAGTAGAACTTTAGTACGTCAATTGGCGAAAGAATTGAGAATCAATACAACTGTGCCATACAGGGTGTGGTTTGAAGGACAGCAG GTGGGTGGTTGGACTCAAGTTTATGGTAACATACTATCATTTGCTACAGTCAGAGGAGCATCACATGAAGCACCATTTTCACAGCCTGAGAGATCACTTGTGCTATTCAAGTCATTCTTAGAAGGAAGACCTCTACCAGAAGAATTTTGA